The genomic region GTAATGtcatctttcattctgcgtttaaacttttcaaaaatatttattagttttctgaggattcgaaataaatgaacgcatttaaatagcattgcacCAAGATTTTTCGCCTACCTCATTAATAATAAGTTTACCTTAAATCATCATTTTTTTTTCGtggctttctctttcggctttttgCGTTCTACTCTGTTATTTTCTATCCCTATTTTATGCTAatactttttaacatttttttatacggTGAGGACGTTTGggatggaataaattcatttttttgagaatgggtgattttggaaataaatcccgatagaggtcgattttttttaaattacgattttttggcatatatctcaaactagtgacgtcatccatctgggtgtgatgacgtaatcgatactttccttaaatgagaatagggtctTGTGATATCTCATTtggaaggttattcaattatctattcaataatataaacattaatataattatttatacgaggtgtcaaaaaaaatcgacctgtttcgggatttatctctaAACTCACCTATTcacgagaaaattaatttattccaacatCCTCACTCAAAGCAAGcgataatacagggtgtaacaaaaatacaggtcataaactaaatcacatattttgggaccaaaaatagatcgattgaacttaacttaccttagtccaaatgtgcacataaaaaaagttatagccctttgaagttacaaaataaagaTCGATTTTTcctatatatcgaaaactattagaggttttttattaaaaatggatatgtagcatttttatgctatttaaaaattatagtgaaatttgtgtaccccataaaaattttataggggttttttTCTCTTAAACCCCCAGACTTGTGTGTACGTTCcagtttaattattattgtggtaccattagttacacacattatttttaaaaaaaatttgcctcttagtacttttccgaaaagccagtttttatcgagatattttaatattttttaatttcaaagagctataactttttttaggtggactaaggtaagttaggttgagtatgtgatttaatttatgacctgtatttttgttacatcctgtataTAACGAAAATATACATCCATCTTAACATACACGTCATTAAATATATCAACGTTCAAATTCACATTTTAAAGCAGAGTGTAATTTGTGGATGGTGTAATAATGTAATCGTCGTTAAATATTTCGATATACTGCATATTAAGAGTAATGAATTAGTTACAGTGTAATTACTTACAATGTGTAAAGCCGTACCTAGTAACGTATGGTCCTAAAGTTTTGGGAAAAATTTCACCTGGTCTGATTTTTAAAATGCATTTAACAAAGAAGGCCATGGAATTGCAATGTCATCAGTtattaacatttaataaacaaagcagaatattttgttttgtgctcTGCAAAATGTCTTATAAAATTGATATTCGTCGAGGTGTTTATAATATGGTTAGGCGAATGTCGAAACgagatattgttaatatttatcGAGATCAAAACATAAGCAAATCGACAATTTATCGCACAATCAGAGAATGTGAAGAAGGGATACCATGTCTTAACTTGCGTAAAAGTGGCCGACCGCGGATTTTGAACCATATAAGAGAGGCAATACTGATTGAAGCAGCTAAAAACAAAATTGGGGTCTCACAGCGAAAACTGGCCAGAAGATTTCTTGTTGGAAAGACTACAGTATACAGGACCCTATCGAGTAACAATATTATCTACCGGAAAAGAAGGAAAGCTCCAAAATACACAGAGGATTAATTAGAGAGAATTCCGAGATGTTGCCGCGCGTTAAGGCGAGTGCATTTCGTCAACAAGTTGATCGTGATGGACgatgaaaaatattttactttgtCCAACTCTGAGATGAAGGGTAACGATGGGTTTTACACGAACGATTACGAAAATGTACCTgatgaaataaaattcaaaagtaaGAAAAAATTTGAGGACAAAATTTTGGTATGGTGTGCAATTTCTGAGGCTGGCTTTATCTCACAGCCCTACATTGGTGTTGTTCGAGGCGAAGACTTAAACGCAAATATTTATATTCAAAGATGTCTCTCTAAATTTCTTCAGTTTGTGAACACACATCATGCAAATGATCAAATAGTCTTTTGGCCAGATCTTGCTTCATGTCATTACGCGAGGATCACAAGGGACTGGTACGAAACTAACAACATTACCTTTGTGCCGAAAGAAGACAATCCCCCCAACCTACCTCAGGCTCGTCCAATTGAAGAGTTCTGGGCAATATTAAGTCGGAAAGTCTATAATAACGGATGGGAAGCACAAAATCAGGAACAGTTAAGACGCCGCATATATACAAAAATTAGAGAATTTGACGCCGAGGTCGTCCAAAGGATGATGCAACGTGTCAGGGGAATTATTAGGCAAATCGAAAATAATGGTCCCTTGTCTGTCAtttgaattttgatttataataaggATAGTTAAGTTAaattgttgaataatttaataaaaatataagattATTGTGGTCAGAGTTATATGCTTTTGAAATTGTTCCCAAAACTTTAGGACCATACGTTAcctaatattttgatttttattgaTAAATTTAGTTACTATTTTTGAAACATGaaagatttttattaatataaaattgttTTGTAATTTTAGACGAAACATATCCacatgtgtttttttttcaacaaaaattgaaaaactgtttaaaaaattatgtgcTTTTTTACACCGAATACTTAACAtctaaaatttttaattccaatTACAATTACATCGAACATCGAAAATTACAATAGTTATCAGTAAAGAACCAGTGAGATGCAAACCTTAAGTCGATTGAGTTAGcattgaaaaatatatagaaatAAGGTGACTAGTGATTACACTTTCCAGCTATGGAGACGTTGCAGGAGAAATAAGAGATCAAGTACAAAGGCCAAGTAAATTAGCAGGATGCCTTTCCTACACTATATGGCGTAACCGACACATTAAATGTGAGCTCATTATATATTTATAAGGTCAGTATAAGACCAACACTGATGTTCGAGTCAGAAAAAAGAACGACACAGCCAAAACACTGAGAACTtctagtccagtcgggttagacgaataacaggcctaaccttgcattaggagctgcccaaaattttatttttttaatctttagggggggtcaatagtagtgtaaatttaaaatctcgactaaattctgccattgcgttagccgccaccttgattttaaacgagaaccggtTTTGCTctatatctccgccattttcaacttttcgactaAAAGTATAGAGTCGGACAAACATAAGTTTGGGATTGCGACGTAGCGTTTCGCGCAGACAAGCAAACCATTTCTACCAGTGGCGGACGAAAACaggcagatttgaaataaatttttataagtaaattataatagtacctaaattatatttaattaaagcgaagaatgaatttgtttctttttattttcatagtttttaataattatgaAGCTTATAATCAGTTGCATTTGATAAAATAATGAGCAAAATATTAGGAGTACTTTAATATATGACAAATTCCTCAAtacttacaattatttaataacaTTATCAGGAAGGAAGGATTTtaactataaaaaaattaaacaagtgTTTCTTTTTACTAATTCTAATGTATTTATTTTCTAAACAATGATTCTAAACAAAGTTTTAATTACGATTCTTCGGATTGTTCTAAGATATCTATTCCGGAATTTGAATCACTGTCCTCGTCCTCAGAAAAGCTTTCTTCTGATGAACcagtattaataaagtttttcGGAACTTTTGATAACCAGTTTTTCGGAAATCGAAATCTAAACAAATTATCGATTATAAATACTTGGTACTTTTGAAAAAACATTCTTCATAACTGTAAATTGTAGAAAGTTGAACTAAAACGATGTATACAAAATATCAATTTAAAATACAACATTCTTCATAACTGTAAATTGTAGAAAGTTGAACTAAAACGATGTATACAAAATatcaatttaaaatacattatccattatacaattttattttttaagctgaataattacttttactatgTTACCTAAAGCCTAATCCAATTATCGTTTTCCTTAATGTTTCCTTTGATCCTGGAAATtccatttgtttgttttttagtttttgatagataccttaaataaatagaaatcgttaaaatatttggaaagtaaATCTTCTTTTATACTTTAAGTaaataaaattgtaaaagaaTTGTATCTaccatttttgttaaaaatgtatCTATATCAGTGTGtttacgaaaaaacttttatttCGTTCTAAACGGGTACAAAcaattgttttataattttacttaCTCTATTTTATTTACcataaaaaatataggtatcaATTTCCCATTAACtaataattttttaacttttaaactatttaccATTAATTGTAGGGGATCTTTTCTCGATGGTGTAGAAGTcgtatataatatttttgatggtTTTCACTTGTCCACGGCTCAATTCAATTTTTTTGGAACGACAACGTTTTCTTTTTGGACTTTTAAAAGATAAACTAGTCGCTCCATTTTTATTTACGTCTCTACCTTCTTTTCTTATTTTGGTTAAGGTGTTTCTGCTTATACCCGTCGCTGCTAGAATCCTATCCCTACAATTACCAATGTTAAATGTTACTAAACGAAAATATTGcgaaaaaaattgcaaaagattGGCGTGAAAGAAGAAACAGTGCCTAAAAACTTGTGTATTTGATCAGAGCATCCTTCCTGTTAGGATGTATGGCTCATAAACATGGACATTAataaaggccaacataaacaaaatagaaaggACTCACAGAAAATATCTGTTGTATTAATTCATGTTTTAttccatgttgggaataacacttcaagacagaaaaccaaacaaatggataagagagaaaacaaacgtaaaaaatgtaactgagcatattcagggttaaagtggagatttgcaggccacaatgcgagacaggaagataaaagatggaatgctgaaatacaaaacagGAGACCGTGGACGCAGCtgcaggaactcactggaaatgcgcagccaaggacagacagatatggaaagatttggggaaggcctatgtccaaaggtGGATAGAAATGggttaaagaagaagaagaagaatctgatGAAACTTCATAAATACAATTA from Diabrotica virgifera virgifera chromosome 3, PGI_DIABVI_V3a harbors:
- the LOC126882687 gene encoding uncharacterized protein LOC126882687, producing MDDEKYFTLSNSEMKGNDGFYTNDYENVPDEIKFKSKKKFEDKILVWCAISEAGFISQPYIGVVRGEDLNANIYIQRCLSKFLQFVNTHHANDQIVFWPDLASCHYARITRDWYETNNITFVPKEDNPPNLPQARPIEEFWAILSRKVYNNGWEAQNQEQLRRRIYTKIREFDAEVVQRMMQRVRGIIRQIENNGPLSVI